The proteins below come from a single Cylindrospermopsis raciborskii Cr2010 genomic window:
- a CDS encoding M48 family metallopeptidase — MTVQTGLKVFSGLNSQTYEHPFDKQALASLRKMPGISTILKKINEYSIDRLLRLQTLGSEIRVTKRNFPKLYQALVTACEVLDVSPLPELYLFRGTGYIQSYIIGVEKPLIGVNLEAMEWLNSEELLYLIGSEIARIKSQNVVYHQIAIVMPNIKNLLISTTLGIGGLVASGVELSLYNWLMMSKLTADRAGLLACQDINVATTTLMKMAGLPQEYLNDDVMNDFIIQSREFASNNLDTLDKITKILSYAEPRPSWIIMRTGELLKWYNSGAYDSLIQGNFTSSDYVPKTEEVEDLDSIQNTEDGDQIKHPQNQQNNQTGSEDWNFISSW, encoded by the coding sequence ATGACTGTCCAAACAGGTTTAAAAGTCTTCTCTGGACTCAATTCTCAAACATACGAGCATCCTTTTGATAAACAGGCTTTAGCATCTTTGAGAAAAATGCCAGGCATATCAACAATACTTAAAAAAATCAATGAATATAGTATTGACAGATTACTAAGATTACAAACGCTGGGTAGTGAAATTAGAGTTACAAAGAGGAATTTTCCTAAGTTGTATCAAGCATTAGTAACAGCTTGTGAAGTTTTAGATGTTTCTCCCTTGCCAGAATTATATTTATTTAGGGGAACAGGTTATATTCAAAGCTATATTATTGGCGTAGAAAAACCCCTAATTGGCGTAAACTTAGAAGCTATGGAATGGCTTAATTCCGAAGAACTACTCTACTTAATTGGAAGTGAGATAGCTCGTATTAAAAGCCAAAATGTAGTCTACCATCAAATAGCAATTGTGATGCCAAATATTAAAAATTTATTGATCAGCACTACCCTAGGTATTGGCGGTTTGGTTGCTAGCGGAGTTGAATTGAGTTTATATAATTGGCTAATGATGTCTAAATTAACAGCCGATCGCGCAGGGCTATTAGCTTGTCAAGATATTAATGTAGCTACCACCACTTTGATGAAAATGGCAGGTTTACCCCAAGAATATTTAAATGATGATGTCATGAATGATTTTATCATCCAGTCACGTGAGTTCGCATCTAATAATTTGGATACTTTAGATAAAATTACTAAAATACTAAGCTATGCTGAACCAAGACCTTCTTGGATCATTATGCGCACAGGAGAATTATTAAAATGGTATAATTCTGGCGCATACGATAGCCTAATTCAGGGAAATTTTACCTCCTCAGATTATGTACCAAAAACAGAAGAAGTGGAAGATTTAGATAGTATACAAAATACAGAAGATGGAGATCAGATCAAACACCCACAAAATCAGCAAAACAATCAGACAGGTTCAGAAGATTGGAATTTCATATCCTCTTGGTAA
- a CDS encoding P-loop NTPase family protein: MIFTQIDSPNINPAPSLPNSVAGSLQVFTSSERYFFTNVISQSLRIASHGTPVLIIQFLKGGINQGINNPIQIGNKLDWIRCDLARSPDTPNFNEEEIGSLHSLWEYTQKVVYEGKYSLVVLDELSLAVDFGLIPEKEVLQFLIDRPTHLDMILTGPQMPKSFLDLADQITEIRRLQP, translated from the coding sequence ATGATTTTTACCCAAATTGACAGTCCAAATATTAATCCTGCACCTAGTTTACCAAATTCAGTCGCGGGATCACTACAGGTGTTTACTAGCTCAGAACGTTACTTTTTCACTAACGTTATTTCCCAGTCCCTAAGAATTGCCAGTCATGGAACACCTGTATTAATTATCCAGTTTCTTAAAGGGGGTATTAACCAAGGTATAAATAATCCCATACAAATTGGAAACAAGCTAGATTGGATTCGCTGTGACCTAGCTAGGTCCCCGGACACACCAAATTTCAATGAGGAAGAAATTGGGTCTTTGCATTCCCTGTGGGAATATACACAAAAGGTAGTATACGAAGGTAAATATTCCTTAGTGGTTTTAGATGAGTTAAGTTTAGCAGTTGATTTTGGTTTAATTCCCGAAAAGGAGGTGTTGCAGTTTCTGATTGACCGTCCCACCCATTTGGATATGATTTTGACTGGTCCTCAAATGCCAAAATCTTTTCTTGATTTAGCTGACCAAATTACAGAAATTCGTCGGTTGCAACCTTAG
- the psbQ gene encoding photosystem II protein PsbQ, translated as MVRQRPILSLILVLLTTFLISCSSPTVATAPPTYTPEQLVKVRQYVPDIQAVQNRFEELKSLITSSEWIKVGNFIHGPVTEARLTMTYVIPSLLPQDQGQGRQITKNLLNHLVRVDQAANAGNTKLALSSYKDVVADFNQFLQLIPPAPTQE; from the coding sequence ATGGTGCGTCAACGCCCTATTCTATCACTGATTCTTGTACTATTGACCACGTTTTTGATCAGTTGCAGCAGTCCTACTGTTGCAACTGCACCTCCCACCTATACACCAGAACAATTGGTAAAAGTGAGACAATATGTACCTGATATTCAGGCAGTACAAAATCGATTTGAAGAACTAAAAAGTCTGATTACCAGTAGTGAGTGGATTAAAGTGGGTAATTTTATTCATGGTCCGGTAACAGAAGCTAGACTCACTATGACCTATGTTATCCCCAGTCTATTACCCCAAGACCAAGGTCAAGGAAGACAAATTACCAAGAACTTATTGAATCACTTAGTTAGAGTTGATCAAGCTGCTAATGCTGGTAATACTAAACTGGCATTGAGCAGCTATAAAGACGTTGTGGCAGACTTTAACCAGTTCTTACAACTGATTCCCCCAGCACCAACTCAGGAATAA
- a CDS encoding M50 family metallopeptidase, protein MKELKNLSTFLQSSNIESTGLSWLLGAAVTTAILWQLPMGDYILYPFTILATWFHEISHGLMSIILGGNFRELQIFSNGFGVAIYTIPSSFIPLVPALIAAAGPMGPPIAGAGLIMSSRSFNSASLSLKILGIALLFSSLVWVRSWFGLITLPLLGLGVLWISLITSKWVQIFTVKFLGMQACISTYHQLDYLFSYNAGSLGISDTGQMQKYLLLPYWFWGGLIAVASFAIMAQSLIITYRKKNH, encoded by the coding sequence ATGAAAGAACTAAAGAACTTGTCCACTTTCCTCCAATCCTCAAACATTGAGTCCACGGGTTTAAGCTGGTTATTGGGAGCAGCAGTCACCACTGCTATTTTGTGGCAATTACCGATGGGAGACTATATTTTATATCCCTTCACCATACTAGCAACCTGGTTTCATGAAATCAGTCATGGGTTGATGTCAATTATTTTAGGAGGCAATTTTCGTGAGTTACAAATTTTTAGCAATGGATTTGGAGTAGCAATTTACACCATACCCTCATCTTTTATTCCTCTTGTTCCCGCTCTGATTGCAGCTGCAGGTCCTATGGGTCCACCCATAGCTGGTGCAGGGTTAATCATGTCTTCTCGCAGTTTTAACAGTGCATCATTGAGCCTAAAAATTTTAGGTATTGCTTTGTTGTTTTCTAGTTTAGTTTGGGTACGTTCATGGTTTGGTTTGATCACATTACCACTGTTGGGACTGGGGGTTTTGTGGATCTCATTAATAACTAGCAAATGGGTACAGATTTTTACCGTTAAATTCTTGGGGATGCAGGCCTGTATAAGTACGTATCATCAATTGGACTATTTGTTTAGTTATAATGCTGGGTCTTTAGGAATTTCGGATACGGGACAAATGCAAAAATACTTGCTTTTACCCTATTGGTTCTGGGGTGGTTTAATAGCAGTAGCTTCCTTTGCTATCATGGCACAAAGTTTAATAATTACCTACCGGAAGAAAAACCACTAA
- a CDS encoding FHA domain-containing protein: MIICPNCNHPNPDAAVQCEACYTPLPTTTTCPSCGANVQADAAFCGQCGYNLRSTPVVTEPTVAVTSVEVPPLVTPDPMLELLQSDPLGINTQPPTIYSVPPTLVSTPPEPVAGPILPIVPEPVVAPVLTAPEPDPPVQLSPTQLQQVVGRLFHLQGNQEVELPQNLSVIHIGKPNDRIPPDIDVAGFSNSEIVSRIHADIRVEGDAYYIEDVGSSNGTYINNLPLLPGNRHRLRPGDRISLGKGDLVTFLFQLS; encoded by the coding sequence ATGATCATTTGTCCAAACTGCAATCATCCTAATCCAGACGCTGCTGTTCAGTGTGAAGCTTGCTACACACCATTGCCAACTACCACTACCTGTCCCAGTTGTGGAGCTAATGTACAGGCTGATGCTGCTTTTTGCGGTCAATGTGGTTATAACTTGCGCTCCACCCCCGTAGTCACCGAACCAACTGTAGCAGTAACCTCCGTAGAGGTACCACCTTTAGTTACTCCTGACCCCATGTTAGAGTTACTACAATCTGATCCCTTGGGAATTAATACCCAGCCACCCACAATTTACAGTGTGCCACCTACTTTAGTCAGCACACCCCCAGAACCAGTTGCTGGTCCTATATTACCAATAGTACCTGAACCGGTAGTAGCACCAGTACTCACAGCACCGGAACCAGATCCCCCGGTACAACTGTCACCGACTCAATTACAACAGGTGGTAGGACGATTATTCCATCTTCAGGGTAACCAAGAAGTTGAATTACCCCAAAATCTATCTGTAATTCATATTGGTAAGCCCAATGATCGGATCCCCCCAGATATTGACGTGGCTGGATTTTCCAACTCAGAAATCGTTTCCCGAATTCACGCCGATATTCGGGTTGAGGGAGATGCTTATTATATAGAGGATGTAGGTAGTTCCAATGGCACTTATATTAATAATTTGCCATTGTTACCGGGAAATCGACACCGTCTCCGTCCAGGCGATCGCATTAGTTTAGGTAAAGGAGATTTGGTAACTTTCTTATTTCAACTCTCTTAA
- a CDS encoding TolC family protein, which translates to MINTNVFLLKTSFLSLCLVCFLPNLVKAQDVPSQQDLPKVNPEIQLLLSQPNQDIPLKLVDAVYLALQNNRDVKIAYLQRIVDKARLSESESIFSPTLRPQLSLNLNAREPGDSGPTKTDIITNTTARIGAGINLKLPTGASLNLGWNGENVWKGQYSKDSSSYLPLTDPNILSQDVSFSISQPLLKDFGVYLNTLNIRRAKLTESTNVLNFRNSIAQTITNSVVTYRNLLLAQERLKIEEDSFASAKAELDKLQLLFTEGKITKNDLIQRQADIAQKEFNLVNVKTNLTEAIASLTKLTDLPLKMLIAVEKPLPPDSLNLPTFEEMIKLAENNNIRYLFAVNAVENAKLSLAEAKNQQSLDLTLNLRYGFNSFSYQRDSGNFTSSLVLSREFGNLSQDNAVLKSEVNLQQAEYSLANTRVDINEQLRNRVRNVRDSFTQIQLSKQSTNLAELRLNSAREKIKSGDNVSTTDIINFEKGLVDAKNQELNVTISHLNSMTQLEEFLGMTLNKWLK; encoded by the coding sequence ATGATTAACACAAATGTTTTTTTATTAAAAACATCTTTCTTGTCCCTCTGCTTAGTTTGCTTCTTACCCAATTTAGTCAAAGCTCAAGATGTTCCTAGTCAACAAGATTTACCAAAAGTTAATCCGGAGATACAATTACTATTAAGTCAACCTAATCAGGATATACCTTTAAAACTAGTTGATGCGGTTTATCTAGCTTTACAAAATAATCGAGATGTAAAAATAGCCTATCTGCAGCGTATTGTAGATAAAGCACGATTATCTGAATCTGAGTCTATATTTAGCCCTACTCTACGACCCCAGCTATCTTTAAACCTGAATGCGAGGGAACCAGGAGACTCAGGCCCTACAAAAACAGATATTATAACTAATACAACCGCTCGTATTGGCGCTGGGATTAATTTGAAACTGCCTACTGGTGCTTCTTTAAATTTAGGATGGAATGGAGAAAATGTATGGAAAGGTCAGTATAGCAAAGATTCCTCAAGTTATTTACCTTTAACAGATCCAAATATTCTCAGTCAAGATGTTAGTTTTAGTATTAGTCAACCTTTATTGAAAGACTTTGGCGTATATTTAAACACTTTAAACATTAGAAGAGCTAAACTGACAGAAAGCACTAATGTCTTGAATTTCAGAAATTCTATTGCCCAAACAATTACAAATTCGGTAGTCACCTACAGGAATCTCTTGTTAGCACAAGAAAGATTAAAAATTGAGGAAGATTCTTTTGCTAGTGCCAAAGCAGAACTTGACAAGTTACAGCTGCTATTTACAGAGGGCAAAATTACCAAAAATGATTTGATTCAACGTCAGGCTGACATTGCTCAAAAAGAATTTAACTTAGTTAATGTAAAGACAAATTTAACTGAAGCAATTGCTAGCCTAACCAAACTTACAGACCTACCTTTGAAAATGCTAATTGCGGTAGAAAAACCTCTTCCCCCAGACAGTTTAAATTTGCCAACTTTTGAGGAAATGATCAAATTGGCTGAAAATAATAATATCAGATATCTTTTTGCTGTTAATGCTGTAGAAAATGCCAAGCTCTCCTTAGCAGAGGCCAAAAATCAGCAAAGTTTAGACCTTACATTGAATCTGCGTTATGGCTTTAATAGTTTTTCCTATCAGCGGGATTCGGGTAATTTTACATCGTCTTTAGTGTTAAGTCGTGAGTTTGGTAATCTTTCTCAGGATAATGCCGTACTCAAAAGTGAAGTCAATTTGCAACAAGCTGAATACTCTTTAGCAAATACTAGAGTAGATATTAATGAGCAGCTGAGAAATAGGGTTCGTAATGTTAGGGATAGTTTTACACAAATTCAATTATCCAAACAGTCCACTAATTTAGCGGAATTAAGACTGAATAGTGCCAGGGAAAAAATCAAGTCAGGTGACAATGTTTCCACGACAGATATTATTAATTTTGAAAAAGGTTTAGTTGACGCTAAAAATCAAGAATTGAACGTGACTATCAGTCATCTGAACAGTATGACTCAACTAGAAGAGTTTTTGGGAATGACGCTAAATAAATGGCTTAAATAG
- a CDS encoding NAD(P)/FAD-dependent oxidoreductase, translated as MNVVIIGCGVVGAAIAYQLSQIKGLNITVFEKNQPAQGSTAAALGVLMGVISHKTKGKAWQIREESIKRYQTLIPELEEITGRKIPCNRQGIVMLLSEDPTHPLKSGVEAMSDWEELQQVRKSQGWELKVWDREKLGNFCPQVNNPMVIGAVYSPQDLQLNPTALTLALVDAAQRNGVQFKFGVAVRNHQAPSSQIVQITPHVQEQLKSIDTTEGVVTADWFIITAGLGTTALTRQLNHQVTIRPVLGQALYLSLGRSLGNPDFQPVITGNDVHLVPMGNGDYWVGATVEFPNGEDDVLPSKELLELVKQQAIAFCPELASAKILRSWSGLRPRPEGRPAPIIEKLASYTNIILATGHYRNGVLLAPATASAVHDMIITVTR; from the coding sequence ATGAATGTAGTAATTATCGGTTGTGGTGTAGTTGGAGCAGCGATCGCATATCAACTAAGTCAAATCAAAGGTTTAAATATCACTGTTTTTGAAAAAAACCAGCCAGCACAAGGTTCTACAGCAGCTGCTTTGGGTGTTTTAATGGGGGTAATTAGCCATAAAACCAAGGGTAAGGCCTGGCAAATTCGCGAGGAGAGTATTAAACGCTATCAAACCCTAATTCCAGAGCTGGAGGAGATAACAGGGCGAAAAATTCCCTGTAACCGTCAGGGTATTGTCATGTTACTATCAGAGGATCCCACTCACCCCCTAAAAAGCGGAGTGGAAGCAATGAGTGACTGGGAGGAATTACAACAGGTGCGCAAATCCCAAGGATGGGAGTTAAAGGTGTGGGATAGGGAGAAACTAGGGAATTTTTGCCCCCAGGTAAATAATCCTATGGTAATTGGTGCTGTTTATTCCCCTCAGGATTTACAGTTGAATCCCACAGCGTTAACCCTAGCATTGGTGGACGCAGCACAGCGTAATGGGGTACAATTCAAATTTGGAGTAGCAGTTCGCAATCACCAAGCACCATCTAGTCAAATCGTCCAGATTACACCCCATGTTCAGGAACAACTAAAATCTATTGACACTACAGAAGGTGTAGTTACAGCAGATTGGTTTATCATTACTGCTGGTTTGGGCACCACTGCACTGACTAGACAATTAAATCATCAGGTGACTATTCGTCCAGTTTTAGGACAAGCATTATATTTGAGTTTAGGAAGGAGTTTAGGCAATCCTGATTTTCAACCGGTCATTACCGGTAATGATGTACATCTAGTACCCATGGGTAATGGAGATTATTGGGTGGGAGCTACAGTAGAATTCCCTAACGGAGAAGATGATGTTCTACCTAGTAAGGAATTACTGGAACTAGTTAAACAACAGGCGATCGCTTTTTGTCCTGAATTAGCTTCGGCCAAGATTCTTCGCAGCTGGTCAGGATTACGTCCTCGTCCAGAAGGTAGACCAGCACCAATAATTGAAAAATTAGCCAGTTATACTAATATAATTTTGGCAACGGGTCATTACCGTAATGGAGTATTACTTGCACCTGCTACAGCTTCTGCAGTACATGATATGATTATTACCGTTACCCGTTAA
- the pgl gene encoding 6-phosphogluconolactonase, with translation MNKRVEILPDLQGLVARAQDAILSSLATAIQERGQFTIALSGGSTPKPLYEAIGSLNLDWDKIHVFWGDERYVPSNHPDSNELMARIAWLNKVPIPQTNIHAVPTLSGNPVADANKYEQHLQEFFHCSPGTFPSLDVVLLGMGDDAHTASLFPHTEALQVRDRLVTVGNKDGNPRITFTYPLINAARSVIFLAAGANKRPALSQVFAEVADDFTYPSRLIKPQGELLWLLDAAAGSQL, from the coding sequence ATGAACAAAAGGGTAGAAATTTTACCGGATCTGCAAGGTTTGGTGGCACGGGCTCAGGATGCAATATTATCTAGTTTGGCAACTGCTATTCAAGAACGAGGACAATTTACTATTGCTTTATCTGGTGGTAGTACACCAAAACCTTTATATGAAGCAATAGGCTCTTTGAATCTAGATTGGGATAAAATTCATGTTTTTTGGGGTGATGAACGTTATGTACCATCCAATCACCCCGATAGTAATGAATTAATGGCGCGTATTGCCTGGTTAAATAAGGTTCCCATTCCACAGACTAATATTCACGCCGTACCTACCTTGTCTGGCAATCCAGTCGCGGATGCTAATAAGTATGAACAGCATCTACAAGAATTTTTCCATTGCTCACCGGGAACCTTTCCTTCCTTGGATGTGGTCCTCCTAGGTATGGGTGATGATGCACACACCGCCTCCCTCTTTCCCCACACGGAAGCTCTACAAGTGCGCGATCGCCTGGTTACTGTGGGCAATAAAGATGGTAATCCACGTATTACCTTCACCTATCCCCTAATTAATGCTGCCAGAAGTGTGATCTTTTTAGCTGCTGGTGCTAATAAAAGGCCTGCTTTATCCCAGGTGTTTGCTGAAGTAGCAGATGATTTTACCTATCCATCTCGCTTGATTAAACCTCAAGGGGAATTATTATGGCTACTAGATGCAGCTGCTGGTTCACAACTCTGA
- the rph gene encoding ribonuclease PH — MVWQRLDGRQPDQLRTLNFYPHFTRFAPGSVLAQCGETQVLCTVSITEGVPKFLMGSGKGWLTAEYRMLPSATQQRQERELLKLSGRTQEIQRLIGRSLRAALNFEILGEKTLTVDADVLQADAGTRTISITGGFIALAHAITNLLQQGVLERSPLCGQIAAVSVGLLKGEAFLDLDFTEDVNAEVDFNVVMNSRLNIIEVQGTAEAGSFSRQQLNQLLDVAETGIRELLIAQRSVIPDFNTLLNV, encoded by the coding sequence ATGGTTTGGCAACGTCTCGATGGTCGTCAACCCGATCAACTACGAACATTAAATTTTTATCCCCATTTTACTCGTTTTGCTCCCGGTTCGGTGTTAGCACAATGTGGTGAGACTCAGGTTCTTTGTACAGTTAGTATAACTGAGGGAGTGCCAAAATTTTTAATGGGAAGTGGAAAAGGTTGGTTAACAGCAGAATATCGTATGTTACCCTCTGCTACCCAACAAAGACAAGAACGGGAACTATTAAAGTTGTCGGGACGCACCCAAGAAATTCAGCGATTAATTGGACGTAGTTTAAGAGCAGCACTGAATTTTGAAATATTAGGGGAAAAGACCTTAACTGTAGATGCTGATGTTTTACAAGCAGACGCTGGTACAAGAACTATATCCATTACAGGTGGGTTTATAGCCTTAGCTCATGCAATTACTAACTTGTTGCAACAGGGAGTTTTAGAGCGATCGCCTTTATGTGGACAAATAGCTGCTGTTTCCGTAGGTTTATTAAAGGGAGAGGCATTTTTGGATTTAGACTTTACTGAGGATGTAAATGCAGAAGTAGATTTTAACGTGGTTATGAACAGTAGGCTCAATATTATTGAAGTTCAAGGAACAGCGGAAGCAGGTAGTTTTAGTCGTCAACAGTTAAATCAGCTCCTGGACGTTGCAGAAACAGGAATTAGGGAATTACTGATAGCTCAAAGATCGGTAATACCAGATTTTAACACCTTATTGAATGTTTAA
- a CDS encoding M15 family metallopeptidase, producing the protein MRPYHQIPIIESGEPLVEIPLELFAVENPHPYAKLGARYGQYSPYFLRKTVVKNLIHAQNCLNLLSPGWHIQIFDAYRPVGVQQFMVDYSFIQLVKAGGILEQNLSDDQREKIWQQVYEIWAPPSSNPHTPPPHSTGAAVDITLVNERGEIINMGSPIDEISERSHPDYYLNKHSQYHQGREMLNNIMCQAGFQRHPREWWHFSFGDQMWAWLSHQSTAIYGFCE; encoded by the coding sequence ATGCGTCCATATCATCAAATTCCCATTATCGAATCGGGGGAACCATTAGTAGAAATTCCCCTGGAGCTTTTTGCAGTGGAAAACCCCCACCCTTATGCCAAACTAGGCGCACGTTACGGACAATATTCACCCTATTTTCTCCGGAAAACAGTGGTCAAAAATCTTATTCATGCCCAGAATTGTTTAAACCTATTGTCTCCTGGATGGCATATTCAAATATTTGATGCTTACCGTCCAGTAGGAGTGCAGCAATTTATGGTTGATTATAGTTTTATTCAACTGGTAAAAGCAGGGGGAATACTGGAACAAAATTTGTCCGATGACCAGCGGGAAAAAATTTGGCAACAGGTATATGAAATTTGGGCTCCACCCAGTTCCAATCCTCACACTCCTCCCCCCCATAGCACTGGTGCAGCAGTGGATATTACCCTAGTTAATGAACGGGGGGAAATTATTAATATGGGTTCGCCAATTGACGAAATTTCTGAGCGATCGCATCCCGATTATTATCTGAACAAACATAGCCAATATCACCAAGGTCGAGAAATGCTAAATAACATTATGTGTCAAGCAGGTTTTCAACGTCATCCACGAGAATGGTGGCACTTTTCTTTTGGAGACCAAATGTGGGCCTGGTTATCCCATCAATCAACAGCAATTTATGGCTTTTGTGAATGA
- a CDS encoding MlaE family lipid ABC transporter permease subunit: protein MITLHSTRNIQQWWIFRCLSTALLFGQISLHIIQGKTYYRKILDHALKVGPGSLSPVLLVSGFAGMIFTIQTARELIRFGAVDNLGGAFAVAFCRELAPILTASVIAGQVGSAFAAEIGAMQVTEQIDALYLLKTDPIDYLVLPRVIACGLMMPVMMIFALIMGVSGGIFAGLQFYQVQPENFLESVRDFLTPGDMMMIIVKGVIFGIIVAVNGCSWGLTTRGGAKEVGESATTAVVTTWVVLFITDFLLALPGITLAI from the coding sequence GTGATCACCTTGCACTCAACAAGAAACATACAACAATGGTGGATTTTTCGCTGTTTGTCCACAGCATTGCTATTTGGTCAAATTTCCCTACATATAATTCAAGGAAAAACCTATTATCGGAAAATTCTTGACCATGCACTAAAAGTAGGACCGGGTTCCCTCTCCCCAGTTTTGTTGGTAAGTGGTTTTGCGGGAATGATTTTCACGATTCAAACAGCTAGGGAACTGATCAGATTCGGTGCAGTTGATAATCTGGGGGGCGCTTTTGCAGTAGCCTTTTGTCGAGAACTAGCTCCAATTTTAACCGCTAGTGTGATTGCTGGACAAGTAGGATCAGCATTCGCAGCAGAAATAGGAGCTATGCAGGTAACTGAACAAATTGATGCGCTCTACTTACTCAAAACCGATCCAATAGATTATTTAGTCTTACCCAGAGTGATTGCTTGCGGTTTGATGATGCCAGTAATGATGATTTTTGCACTAATTATGGGTGTTAGTGGTGGAATTTTTGCCGGGTTGCAATTTTACCAAGTTCAACCGGAAAACTTTTTAGAATCGGTGCGAGATTTTTTAACTCCGGGAGATATGATGATGATAATCGTCAAAGGCGTAATTTTTGGAATAATAGTTGCTGTGAATGGATGTAGTTGGGGACTAACTACTAGGGGAGGCGCTAAGGAGGTTGGTGAATCCGCAACTACTGCGGTGGTAACTACTTGGGTGGTACTTTTCATCACAGATTTTTTGTTGGCTCTACCTGGGATTACACTAGCAATTTAG
- the yidD gene encoding membrane protein insertion efficiency factor YidD: MKRLFIWLIQGYRLFISPLFPPSCRFQPTCSMYAMEAIERFGVFRGSWMALGRILRCHPFHPGGYDPVPEKTEKSP; encoded by the coding sequence GTGAAAAGATTATTCATTTGGCTTATTCAAGGTTATCGGTTATTTATTTCTCCTCTATTTCCCCCCAGTTGTCGGTTTCAACCCACCTGTTCCATGTATGCTATGGAAGCTATAGAAAGGTTTGGAGTGTTTCGTGGAAGTTGGATGGCCCTAGGTCGAATTTTACGTTGTCATCCCTTCCATCCTGGTGGTTATGATCCCGTACCAGAAAAAACCGAGAAATCTCCTTAG